The following coding sequences lie in one Chondrocystis sp. NIES-4102 genomic window:
- a CDS encoding multi-sensor hybrid histidine kinase yields the protein MRLGNYGHLPKKEQQDMMPAQNSLLDLPSLDSVIDRTPLTATSNTLVSSAIALMSQARENSCELEGTSRSPTVELLNRERNSCLLVVEAEKLIGIFTERDAVKLAASQRDLNGMAIAEVMTKELITLKRSPNQTIFTALSLLHQHQIHHLPILDEQGQLFGLVTSSYIRQILQPINLLKLKTVDETMTKEIVHARTSASVLNIAQLMDAHRISCVVIVEEIPRSRKVKVKNGEEAALEPVGIITERDIVQFQVLGLNLASVRARELMSTPLFTLKPEDSLWLAQGEMRQRWIRRLVVTGKKGELEGLITQTDLLQAIDPVELWNVVNLLQQKVGEKTASLEQEINRRQQAEAELKQINDRLQIQVQERTAELTDFIENAVLPMHWVASDGTIAWANQAELDLLGYTKEEYFGRSIIDFHVERPVIDELLGRLSNNETVRNYQSQLRCKDGSIRYVQIDSNVSWQNGKFIHTRCFTRDVTENCQTQRQLQETLRSLEFQKYALDKAAIVAITDHQGIITYVNDRFCQISKYKKEELIGQTHRIINSGYHPPEFFQELWGAIALGKVWQGEIQNRAKDGSFYWVDTTIVPFLDETGKPFQYLAIRFDISEQQAALRERKQAEESLRKSEQKFRAIFDSTFSFIGLLTTEGILIEANRTALDAIGVSSEDVIGQPFWQTPWWAHSLPLQQELQQAINKAAGGELARFEAEHPLPDGTMVIVDFSLKPVFDEAGKVVMLIPEGRDITERKQLEAQFLRAQRLESLGTLASGIAHDMNNILTPILGASQLLPLKLSNPDHMTRQLLQIDISRNL from the coding sequence GTGCGGTTAGGCAATTATGGACATTTACCCAAGAAAGAACAGCAAGATATGATGCCCGCTCAAAATTCGCTGCTCGATTTGCCTTCCCTAGACTCTGTTATCGATCGCACTCCTTTAACTGCAACTTCCAACACCTTAGTAAGTTCAGCGATCGCCCTGATGAGTCAGGCTAGAGAGAATAGCTGTGAATTAGAGGGTACAAGTAGATCCCCAACTGTAGAATTATTAAATCGAGAGCGCAATAGTTGCCTACTCGTAGTTGAGGCAGAAAAACTTATTGGTATTTTTACAGAACGAGATGCGGTCAAGCTGGCTGCTTCTCAAAGAGATCTTAACGGCATGGCGATCGCCGAAGTGATGACTAAGGAACTAATAACTTTAAAGCGATCGCCGAATCAAACTATATTTACCGCCCTATCACTACTACATCAGCATCAAATTCACCATTTACCAATTTTAGATGAGCAAGGTCAACTATTTGGATTGGTAACTTCCAGTTATATCCGACAAATTTTGCAACCCATCAATCTCCTAAAACTCAAAACTGTAGATGAGACGATGACCAAAGAGATCGTTCACGCGCGAACGAGCGCATCAGTTTTGAATATTGCCCAACTTATGGATGCACATCGCATTAGTTGCGTAGTTATAGTCGAAGAAATCCCCAGGAGTAGAAAAGTAAAGGTTAAAAATGGCGAGGAGGCTGCCCTTGAACCTGTTGGCATAATTACTGAGCGAGATATAGTTCAATTTCAAGTTTTAGGGCTTAATTTGGCGAGTGTTAGGGCAAGGGAGTTAATGAGTACTCCTTTATTCACTCTCAAACCAGAAGATAGTCTTTGGCTGGCACAAGGTGAAATGCGGCAAAGATGGATCAGACGTTTGGTAGTCACGGGAAAAAAAGGAGAATTAGAGGGGTTAATTACGCAGACTGATTTATTGCAGGCGATTGATCCCGTAGAGTTATGGAATGTAGTTAATTTGCTGCAACAAAAAGTTGGCGAAAAAACGGCATCTTTAGAGCAAGAAATTAATCGACGACAACAGGCTGAAGCTGAATTAAAACAGATTAACGATCGCTTACAAATACAGGTACAAGAACGTACAGCAGAACTTACTGATTTTATCGAAAATGCAGTCCTACCAATGCATTGGGTTGCTTCAGACGGCACGATTGCCTGGGCGAATCAAGCGGAATTAGATTTGTTAGGCTACACCAAAGAGGAATACTTCGGGCGATCGATTATCGATTTTCATGTCGAGCGACCAGTTATTGATGAACTTCTCGGACGACTATCGAACAATGAAACCGTAAGAAACTATCAATCCCAACTGCGCTGCAAGGATGGTTCTATTCGTTACGTTCAGATTGATTCTAATGTCTCTTGGCAGAATGGTAAGTTTATCCATACACGTTGTTTTACTCGCGATGTCACTGAAAATTGTCAAACACAAAGACAACTTCAAGAAACATTGCGATCGCTTGAATTTCAAAAATATGCTTTGGACAAAGCAGCAATTGTTGCCATTACCGATCACCAGGGAATTATTACCTATGTTAACGATCGGTTTTGCCAAATCTCTAAATATAAAAAAGAAGAATTAATCGGACAAACCCATCGAATTATTAATTCTGGCTATCATCCTCCCGAATTTTTTCAAGAACTTTGGGGTGCGATCGCATTGGGGAAAGTTTGGCAGGGGGAAATCCAAAATCGAGCCAAAGATGGTAGCTTCTATTGGGTGGATACCACAATCGTTCCCTTTTTAGATGAGACGGGCAAACCATTTCAATATCTGGCAATTCGTTTTGACATTAGCGAACAGCAAGCTGCCCTACGGGAACGCAAACAAGCCGAAGAATCACTACGAAAAAGCGAACAGAAATTTCGAGCTATTTTTGACAGTACTTTTTCGTTTATTGGACTGCTTACCACCGAAGGAATTTTGATTGAAGCAAATCGGACAGCATTGGACGCGATCGGCGTTTCTAGTGAAGATGTAATTGGACAACCTTTTTGGCAAACACCTTGGTGGGCGCATTCTCTACCTCTGCAACAGGAACTACAACAGGCGATCAACAAAGCAGCAGGGGGTGAGTTAGCTCGTTTTGAAGCGGAACATCCTTTGCCTGATGGAACAATGGTGATTGTAGACTTTTCTCTAAAACCTGTTTTTGATGAAGCGGGAAAAGTTGTCATGCTCATTCCAGAAGGACGGGATATCACCGAACGAAAACAGCTTGAAGCTCAATTTCTCCGCGCTCAACGCCTAGAAAGTCTGGGGACGCTAGCTAGTGGTATTGCCCACGATATGAATAATATTTTGACACCAATTCTGGGTGCTTCCCAACTTCTCCCTCTTAAACTCAGTAATCCCGATCATATGACTCGGCAACTACTTCAAATAGACATCTCCAGAAATCTGTAA
- a CDS encoding integrase, catalytic region → MINVDKNPADSPAIEELKSEKVLEEKSKIRQVKYLNNLVEQDCFGRLNLIQALAKQCIRHHRGVKRITNAGLGYKSFYTAWRTIREIEIMHMINKGRVEGVSKNDVLAEKKFIDSLFGIAV, encoded by the coding sequence ATGATTAATGTCGATAAAAATCCAGCCGATTCGCCAGCGATTGAAGAATTAAAATCGGAAAAAGTTTTAGAAGAAAAAAGTAAAATTAGGCAGGTAAAATATCTTAATAATTTAGTAGAACAAGACTGTTTCGGTCGCTTAAATTTAATTCAAGCGCTTGCGAAACAGTGCATTCGGCACCATAGAGGAGTGAAGAGAATAACAAATGCCGGTCTAGGATATAAGTCATTTTACACAGCTTGGAGAACAATTAGAGAAATTGAGATTATGCACATGATTAATAAAGGTCGGGTGGAAGGAGTTAGTAAAAATGATGTTTTAGCGGAAAAGAAATTCATAGATTCTCTCTTTGGGATTGCTGTATAA
- a CDS encoding transposase IS200-family protein, translating to MKKKSLGYRHDSHRLGLATVHLVWIPKRRKKVLVGDIRLRLAEIFSSVASDKKWFIRSVEIAPDHLHLLVEYDATHSIAEVARAFKGRSSRLLRQEFPSLLKLPSLWSKSYFYETTGKISTAKIKAYIDDPHHW from the coding sequence ATGAAAAAAAAATCTTTAGGCTATCGTCATGATAGTCACAGATTAGGTCTTGCTACAGTTCATTTAGTCTGGATACCAAAAAGAAGAAAAAAAGTATTGGTCGGAGACATTCGGCTTAGGCTAGCTGAGATATTTAGTTCTGTTGCTAGTGACAAAAAATGGTTCATTCGTTCGGTAGAAATTGCGCCAGACCATTTGCATCTTTTAGTTGAATATGATGCTACTCACTCAATAGCAGAAGTTGCTAGGGCATTTAAAGGCAGATCTAGTAGATTACTCAGACAAGAATTCCCAAGCTTATTAAAGTTACCCTCGTTGTGGAGCAAGTCTTATTTTTATGAGACAACAGGTAAAATAAGCACAGCCAAGATTAAAGCTTATATTGATGACCCTCACCATTGGTAA
- a CDS encoding ATP-dependent metalloprotease FtsH: MSNQQKPTQTPESRQMGWSMIVTAICLILFSLFLPTTPNKPRPYSEFINQVESDRVETVTIGSNYIEYVLKPKLVNNESKQIFITNIVEQDTELPKLLHQHQVEFSATSTSNVGVWEFLKFTFFFFLLLNLGSFLLNRNGQGGTNKSLFGIGQSNARIYSEGTMDVTFDDVAGIDEAKAELYEIVDFLQHQTKYSLLGAKIPKGVLLVGPPGTGKTLLAKAIAGEAKVPFFSISGSEFIEMFVGVGASRVRNLFDSAKKQAPAIVFIDELDALGKSRAAVGGFMGGNDEREQTLNQLLAEMDGFEPNTGVILLAATNRPEVLDPALLRPGRFDRQIVVDRPDKSGRLAILQVHARNVSLARDVDLDKLAARTPGFAGADLANLINEAALLAARQNHTVVVMADFNEAIERILTGLEKKSRVLNEIEKKTVAHHEVGHAIVGSLMPGTDRIEKISIVPRGVGALGYTLQLPEEDRFLMIEDEIRGRIATLLGGRAAEELIFGKVSTGASDDIQKATDLAERYVTLYGMSDRLGPIAFEKAQQQFLDGMTNPRRQVSPPIAEEIDREVKAVIDNAHQIALDVLSHNRELLKKLAQTLLEREILEGEQLRSQLTLAHKTADMEQWLQTGKLSHNQLLASSLGSNGKSHKLAELH, encoded by the coding sequence ATGTCCAATCAGCAAAAGCCAACTCAAACACCCGAATCGCGTCAAATGGGCTGGAGCATGATTGTAACAGCAATTTGCTTGATTTTGTTTAGCTTATTTTTGCCGACAACGCCCAACAAGCCTCGACCCTACAGTGAATTTATCAATCAGGTGGAGAGCGATCGCGTCGAAACGGTAACTATTGGCTCTAATTATATTGAATATGTACTCAAACCCAAATTAGTAAACAATGAATCAAAGCAAATATTTATTACAAATATAGTAGAGCAGGATACAGAGTTGCCCAAACTACTACATCAACATCAGGTGGAGTTTTCCGCTACTTCGACTAGTAATGTTGGAGTATGGGAATTTCTTAAATTCACATTTTTCTTCTTTTTACTCCTCAATCTAGGTAGCTTTTTGCTCAATCGCAATGGGCAAGGAGGAACGAACAAAAGTCTCTTTGGCATCGGTCAGAGTAATGCCCGTATCTATTCAGAAGGAACGATGGATGTTACTTTTGACGATGTAGCAGGAATTGACGAAGCGAAAGCAGAACTATACGAAATTGTCGATTTTTTACAACATCAAACTAAATATTCTCTTTTAGGAGCAAAAATACCTAAAGGTGTTTTGTTGGTAGGGCCTCCTGGTACGGGTAAGACTCTTTTGGCAAAAGCGATCGCAGGAGAAGCCAAAGTACCTTTCTTTAGTATTTCTGGTTCGGAGTTTATCGAAATGTTCGTTGGGGTGGGCGCATCGCGAGTCAGAAACTTATTTGATAGTGCCAAAAAACAAGCCCCTGCGATTGTCTTTATCGATGAGCTAGATGCTTTAGGTAAGTCTCGCGCTGCTGTAGGTGGGTTTATGGGTGGTAACGACGAAAGAGAACAGACTCTTAATCAATTACTAGCCGAAATGGATGGATTTGAACCGAATACGGGGGTAATTTTACTCGCTGCTACCAATCGCCCCGAAGTTCTCGATCCTGCTCTGTTACGCCCTGGTCGTTTTGATCGCCAAATTGTGGTGGATCGTCCAGATAAGTCAGGGAGACTGGCAATTTTACAGGTTCACGCCAGAAACGTTAGTCTAGCTAGGGATGTGGATTTAGATAAACTAGCTGCTCGCACTCCAGGCTTTGCGGGGGCAGATCTCGCCAACTTAATCAATGAGGCGGCACTCTTAGCTGCCCGTCAGAATCATACTGTCGTGGTCATGGCAGATTTTAATGAAGCCATTGAAAGAATCTTAACTGGATTAGAAAAAAAATCGCGGGTACTCAATGAAATTGAGAAGAAAACTGTCGCTCATCACGAGGTCGGACATGCCATCGTTGGCTCATTAATGCCTGGTACGGATCGGATTGAGAAGATTTCCATCGTACCTCGTGGTGTGGGTGCATTGGGCTATACGCTGCAACTGCCAGAAGAAGATCGTTTTTTGATGATTGAAGATGAAATTCGAGGTCGCATAGCTACCTTATTGGGAGGACGGGCAGCCGAGGAATTAATTTTTGGCAAAGTATCAACTGGTGCTAGTGATGATATTCAAAAAGCGACAGATTTAGCCGAACGCTATGTAACACTCTACGGCATGAGCGATCGCCTTGGCCCCATTGCTTTTGAAAAAGCTCAACAGCAGTTTTTAGATGGGATGACTAATCCTCGTCGTCAGGTAAGTCCCCCCATTGCCGAAGAAATAGATCGCGAGGTTAAAGCAGTGATTGATAACGCCCATCAAATTGCTTTAGATGTATTGAGTCACAACCGCGAGCTATTAAAAAAATTAGCTCAAACTTTATTAGAGCGAGAAATCTTAGAAGGTGAACAACTGCGATCGCAACTCACTCTAGCCCATAAAACCGCAGACATGGAGCAATGGTTGCAAACTGGTAAACTCAGCCACAATCAATTATTAGCTTCTAGTCTTGGAAGTAATGGGAAATCACACAAATTAGCAGAGTTGCATTAA
- a CDS encoding integrase/recombinase, translating to MSKCGLKHSDLERSLSPHSLRHTAGTLSLQNGSSLREVQDFWGHSDPKTTAVYTHVLSSQENNPASKIEIDF from the coding sequence TTGTCCAAGTGTGGTTTGAAACATAGTGATTTAGAACGTAGTCTTTCTCCCCACAGCCTACGTCACACCGCAGGTACTTTGAGTCTTCAAAATGGTTCTTCTTTACGGGAGGTTCAGGATTTTTGGGGACATAGCGATCCTAAAACTACTGCTGTTTATACTCATGTTCTTAGTTCTCAGGAAAATAATCCTGCCTCAAAAATTGAGATCGATTTTTAA
- a CDS encoding hydrogenase expression/formation protein HypD has translation MKFVNEYRSPKIAQEYVAEIARITTRPWKIMEICGGQTHSIVKYGIDKLLPAQITLIHGPGCPVCVTSVDLIDQAIALAALPEVIFCTFGDMLRIPGSERKDLRSLKAQGGDVRIIYSPLDAVKIALQNPDRQVVFFAVGFETTVPTTAMAVYQASQLEIENFSALVAHVLVPPAMETILASSENCVQGFLAAGHVCTITGYEDYLEIALQYDIPIVITGFEPVDILQGIYMCIKQLEAGIVEVENQYSRSVSYEGNQTAQQLIREVFETTSRQWRGIGMIEESGLKLRDRYSKFDAEKRFNLKDHQTQESSDCISGLILQGIKKPTQCEAFGKKCTPENPLGAPMVSSEGACAAYYRYRQLVFS, from the coding sequence ATGAAATTTGTTAATGAATATCGTAGTCCCAAAATCGCCCAGGAATATGTCGCGGAGATTGCCCGTATAACTACTCGTCCCTGGAAAATCATGGAAATTTGCGGTGGACAGACTCATTCGATTGTCAAATATGGCATTGATAAACTGCTTCCTGCCCAAATAACTTTAATTCATGGCCCTGGTTGTCCTGTGTGCGTTACATCGGTAGATTTAATCGATCAAGCGATCGCCTTAGCTGCTCTTCCAGAGGTTATATTTTGCACTTTTGGCGATATGCTGCGAATACCAGGTAGTGAAAGAAAAGATTTGCGATCGCTTAAAGCTCAAGGTGGGGATGTGAGGATAATCTATTCTCCCTTGGACGCGGTGAAAATTGCTCTTCAAAATCCAGATAGACAGGTTGTTTTTTTTGCAGTTGGGTTTGAAACTACTGTTCCGACTACGGCAATGGCGGTTTATCAGGCTAGTCAGTTAGAAATCGAGAATTTCTCTGCATTAGTAGCTCACGTACTCGTTCCCCCAGCAATGGAAACCATTTTAGCCTCCTCCGAAAATTGCGTGCAGGGTTTTTTGGCTGCTGGTCATGTTTGCACCATCACAGGATACGAAGATTATCTGGAGATCGCCCTACAGTATGACATTCCCATTGTGATTACTGGATTTGAACCAGTAGATATTCTTCAGGGAATCTATATGTGCATTAAACAGCTAGAAGCAGGAATAGTCGAAGTAGAAAACCAGTATTCTCGTTCTGTAAGTTACGAAGGAAATCAAACGGCACAACAACTGATAAGAGAAGTGTTTGAAACTACCTCTCGTCAATGGCGTGGGATCGGTATGATTGAAGAAAGTGGCTTAAAATTGCGCGATCGCTATAGTAAATTCGATGCTGAGAAACGCTTTAATCTAAAAGATCATCAAACTCAAGAATCATCTGATTGTATTAGTGGACTGATTCTCCAGGGAATTAAAAAACCGACCCAATGCGAGGCTTTTGGCAAAAAATGTACTCCCGAAAATCCTTTGGGTGCGCCGATGGTTTCATCGGAGGGCGCTTGTGCTGCTTATTATCGTTATCGGCAGTTAGTTTTTAGTTAG
- a CDS encoding alcohol dehydrogenase — translation MRAMVLNKLGQPLQMTELPILIPEPQQVLLKVHVCGVCRTDLHIVDGELARPKLPLILGHQIVGTIVKTGKQANKYALGTRVGVPWLGHTCGCCPYCLASKENLCDRALFTGYDLNGGYAEYAVADESFCFPIPQSFSDLQAAPLLCAGLIGYRSYRLTEDAQKIGFYGFGAAAHILVQLANYQGKQVYAFTRPKDTQGQEFARYLGAVWAGNSEELPPEKLDAAIIFAPVGNLVPAALKAVAKGGIVVCAGIHMSNIPSFPYQILWEERVLRSVANLTRRDGEEFLAIASQVPIHTEVTAFELAQTNEALDALRTGKIKGAAVITID, via the coding sequence ATGCGCGCAATGGTTTTGAATAAACTAGGTCAGCCTTTGCAAATGACAGAGCTGCCTATCCTGATCCCTGAACCTCAACAAGTGCTACTTAAAGTTCATGTTTGTGGGGTGTGCCGTACCGATTTACACATTGTTGATGGAGAATTAGCTCGACCAAAATTGCCGCTGATCTTGGGGCATCAAATCGTCGGTACAATCGTCAAAACTGGCAAACAAGCGAATAAATATGCTCTAGGTACTCGCGTCGGTGTGCCTTGGTTGGGGCATACTTGCGGTTGCTGTCCTTACTGTCTGGCAAGCAAAGAAAACTTATGCGATCGCGCTTTATTTACAGGCTATGATCTTAACGGCGGATATGCTGAATATGCGGTTGCCGACGAAAGCTTTTGTTTCCCCATTCCTCAGAGTTTTTCTGACTTACAAGCAGCTCCGTTGTTATGTGCGGGACTAATTGGCTATCGTTCCTATCGCCTGACCGAGGATGCCCAAAAAATCGGCTTCTATGGTTTTGGGGCAGCAGCGCATATTTTAGTTCAGTTAGCTAATTATCAAGGTAAACAGGTATATGCTTTTACGCGACCAAAGGATACTCAAGGGCAGGAATTTGCTCGCTACTTAGGTGCAGTTTGGGCAGGGAATTCTGAGGAGCTACCGCCAGAAAAACTTGATGCGGCAATCATTTTTGCCCCTGTGGGTAATTTAGTTCCCGCAGCCCTCAAAGCAGTTGCCAAGGGTGGGATAGTAGTCTGTGCTGGGATACACATGAGCAATATTCCCAGCTTTCCCTATCAAATTCTTTGGGAGGAGCGGGTATTACGTTCCGTTGCCAACCTTACTCGTCGTGATGGTGAAGAATTTTTAGCGATCGCCTCCCAAGTTCCCATTCACACTGAAGTTACCGCTTTTGAATTGGCTCAAACAAATGAAGCTTTGGATGCTTTACGTACTGGCAAAATCAAAGGTGCTGCGGTGATCACAATTGACTGA
- a CDS encoding transposase, translated as MSLILDTLKKKPKEAKRLLGISYEQFNQLVYLVKQLHQDQIEFKEQQKIRIIGAGGGNKPKLSIQDQILLTIIYLRHNPTFQMLGIQFGVSESTAHYTFHYWQSILEQALPPSILEQVKKCPSEEEWIKEIIASLELIVDSWESNRERPGDYQEQKSCYSGKKKNHTYKNQAIILPKGEDIVDVVLGELGPKSDISIWRKSQTKFLRAQKFRGDKGYVGEAQIERPHKKPPKGELTKNQKTENTESAKQRIYVEHIIRVVKIFRVAESRFRLNSQKYSSVMSTVCGLVRLRIGALIF; from the coding sequence ATGAGCTTAATTTTAGATACCCTGAAAAAGAAACCCAAAGAAGCAAAACGGTTATTAGGAATAAGTTATGAACAATTTAATCAGTTAGTTTACTTAGTAAAGCAGCTACACCAAGACCAAATTGAGTTTAAAGAACAACAAAAAATCAGGATAATTGGGGCAGGAGGAGGAAACAAACCAAAATTATCTATTCAAGACCAAATATTATTGACTATTATTTATTTGAGACATAATCCGACATTTCAAATGTTGGGAATTCAATTTGGAGTATCCGAATCAACAGCGCATTATACATTTCATTACTGGCAATCAATATTAGAACAAGCTTTACCCCCATCAATATTAGAACAAGTAAAAAAGTGTCCCAGCGAAGAAGAATGGATTAAAGAAATTATTGCCTCGCTGGAGTTAATAGTAGATAGCTGGGAGTCAAATAGAGAAAGACCAGGAGACTATCAAGAGCAAAAAAGCTGCTATTCAGGAAAAAAGAAAAATCATACTTATAAAAATCAGGCAATTATCTTACCAAAAGGAGAAGATATTGTTGATGTGGTTCTGGGAGAATTAGGACCAAAGAGTGATATTAGTATTTGGAGAAAGAGTCAAACTAAATTTTTGCGAGCGCAAAAATTTAGAGGAGATAAAGGATATGTAGGAGAAGCACAAATTGAAAGACCTCACAAAAAACCACCAAAGGGAGAGTTAACCAAAAATCAAAAAACCGAAAATACTGAAAGTGCCAAACAAAGAATCTATGTAGAACATATAATTAGAGTTGTAAAAATATTCAGGGTAGCCGAGTCAAGATTTCGTTTAAATTCTCAAAAATATAGTTCAGTCATGAGTACAGTATGTGGTCTAGTTAGATTAAGAATTGGAGCATTAATATTCTAG
- a CDS encoding integrase, catalytic region gives MNLKQPFKWRHFQKELILLNVRWYLKYPLSYRNLEEIMKDRGLSVDHSTIARWVLTYAPQIDEKTRRHLKLTNDSWRVATPTLRLEENGNIYIGQ, from the coding sequence ATGAATCTCAAACAGCCTTTCAAATGGAGACATTTCCAAAAAGAGCTAATTTTACTTAATGTTCGTTGGTATTTAAAATATCCTTTGAGTTACAGGAACCTAGAAGAGATAATGAAAGATCGAGGTTTATCTGTAGACCACTCTACTATTGCTCGTTGGGTGTTAACTTATGCTCCTCAAATAGACGAAAAAACTCGTCGTCACTTGAAGTTGACTAATGACTCTTGGCGGGTCGCTACACCTACATTAAGGTTAGAGGAAAATGGAAATATTTATATAGGGCAGTAG
- a CDS encoding nucleotidyltransferase — MRKDLERIQDIWEAIAKIEKYTIKGKAEFFKDELISSWILLQLQIIGEAARSMSVETKEKHSQINWQDIIDFRNLLVHEYFRVDLKIVWQIIEQEIPILKNQINSILQI; from the coding sequence ATGAGAAAAGATTTAGAAAGGATACAAGACATCTGGGAAGCAATCGCCAAAATTGAAAAGTATACGATTAAAGGTAAAGCTGAATTTTTCAAAGATGAACTCATCTCTAGCTGGATTTTGCTGCAACTACAAATAATTGGCGAAGCAGCACGTTCGATGTCTGTTGAGACTAAGGAAAAACATTCACAAATTAACTGGCAGGACATTATCGACTTTCGCAATTTACTTGTTCACGAGTACTTTCGGGTAGATCTTAAAATCGTCTGGCAAATAATAGAGCAAGAAATACCAATTCTTAAAAACCAAATCAATTCAATCCTGCAAATCTAA
- a CDS encoding primase P4: MIGLIAPFQILDYLDRLNVVKETTREYHCTCPVCGDGGFKVNKKNGSYQAFKCGCEVRDIREAISPWAKRQGDRGTRGQGDKETRGQKISLARLSKTAKDAPKPETKLIPEWLQKQGIPANATETRYWYSKTQWVSRFEWTNADGTVEKTIRQGHIKSNGLIQWSKGSKDWRAYKLTEAVKHCQGKWVLGLEGEGCVETARAIALLAIT; this comes from the coding sequence ATGATAGGACTTATTGCACCATTCCAGATATTAGATTATTTAGATCGCCTGAACGTAGTGAAAGAAACCACCCGTGAGTACCACTGCACTTGTCCAGTGTGTGGAGATGGCGGGTTTAAGGTCAACAAAAAGAACGGTTCGTACCAAGCGTTCAAGTGTGGGTGTGAAGTTAGAGATATACGTGAGGCGATTAGTCCTTGGGCAAAGAGACAGGGAGACAGGGGGACGAGAGGACAAGGGGACAAGGAGACAAGGGGACAGAAAATAAGTTTAGCCAGACTGTCTAAAACCGCCAAAGATGCCCCGAAGCCAGAAACAAAGTTGATCCCAGAATGGTTACAGAAGCAAGGAATACCCGCTAATGCTACCGAAACCCGTTATTGGTATTCCAAGACTCAATGGGTGTCTAGGTTTGAGTGGACAAACGCTGACGGCACAGTAGAGAAAACAATCAGACAGGGACATATCAAATCGAATGGGTTAATCCAATGGAGCAAAGGGTCAAAGGATTGGAGAGCCTACAAACTCACTGAAGCAGTTAAGCATTGCCAGGGAAAATGGGTCTTAGGTTTAGAAGGAGAAGGATGTGTCGAAACAGCCAGAGCGATCGCTCTATTGGCAATTACCTGA
- a CDS encoding hydrogenase expression/formation protein HypE yields the protein MINLSCPIPLQQYPHILMAHGGGGRLMQQLIQMFLTAFGTADSIGHDAAILGLKSNKIAFTTDSYVVKPLFFPGGDIGSLAVNGTVNDLAMAGARPLYLSVGFILEEGLSIETLWQVALSIQQAAKIANVKIVTGDTKVVDRGKGDGIFINTTGIGVIEHSQIIAPQSVQPGDLILLNGDLARHGIAIMAVREELEFETTIESDSAALAEEVLELIAANIEIHCLRDLTRGGLASVLNEIAVAAKVGIEIDESLIPVREDVQGACEILGFDPLYVANEGRFVAFIPQKHGDRALEIMRSHPSSHATIIGKVVADQNWLVTLQSVIGSKRIVDLLSGEQLPRIC from the coding sequence ATGATTAATCTCTCCTGTCCCATTCCACTACAACAGTATCCGCACATATTAATGGCTCATGGTGGTGGTGGAAGATTGATGCAGCAATTAATTCAAATGTTCCTGACTGCTTTTGGTACGGCAGATTCTATCGGGCATGACGCAGCTATCCTTGGGCTAAAGAGCAACAAAATAGCTTTTACGACGGATTCATACGTAGTTAAGCCATTGTTCTTTCCAGGAGGAGATATTGGCTCATTGGCAGTTAATGGGACGGTTAATGATTTAGCGATGGCAGGAGCGCGTCCTCTTTACCTTAGCGTTGGCTTTATCCTTGAAGAAGGATTGTCCATAGAAACTCTGTGGCAGGTAGCATTATCAATTCAACAGGCAGCAAAGATAGCCAATGTAAAAATAGTTACGGGAGATACTAAGGTAGTCGATCGCGGTAAGGGAGATGGTATTTTTATTAATACTACTGGGATTGGAGTCATCGAACATAGTCAAATTATTGCACCTCAGTCGGTTCAGCCAGGAGATCTAATCTTGCTCAACGGAGATTTGGCTCGGCACGGAATTGCTATTATGGCTGTGCGAGAAGAGCTAGAATTTGAGACTACTATCGAAAGTGACTCGGCAGCTTTAGCCGAAGAGGTGCTGGAGTTGATCGCAGCAAATATTGAAATTCATTGTCTGCGGGATTTGACCCGTGGTGGTTTGGCAAGTGTCTTAAATGAAATTGCTGTTGCTGCCAAAGTTGGCATAGAAATTGATGAGAGCTTAATTCCTGTGAGGGAAGACGTGCAAGGAGCTTGTGAAATATTAGGTTTCGATCCTTTGTACGTAGCGAATGAAGGAAGATTTGTGGCATTTATTCCGCAAAAACATGGCGATCGCGCTCTAGAGATTATGAGATCTCATCCTTCGTCCCATGCAACAATTATTGGGAAGGTTGTGGCAGACCAAAACTGGTTGGTAACGCTCCAAAGTGTAATTGGTTCCAAGCGAATTGTAGATCTGCTCAGTGGGGAACAATTACCGAGGATTTGTTGA